The region CCGAAATCTCCCTCTCCTCCGCTCACGAGGAGCGATCGTTCGCCAAATGTAGTGGGCGACCAGGAAGGTCGTCCCTTCCCGTCCTCACAACCCCCGTTCGGCCATGAGCTGTTCGGGCGAAAGAGCCCGTACGTCGATCCCGGGCATCGCCGCTCCCAACCCTTTGGAAACGTACAGGATCCGCTCGTAGTCTTCCGGGTGTTTTACGGCTTCTACGATTGCCCGCGCGGTCTTTTCCGGGTTTTCGGACTTAAAGATCCCCGAGCCGACGAACACGCCGTCCGCTCCGAGGTGGATCATGAGCGCCGCGTCTGCGGGCGTAGCGACACCGCCTGCTGCGAGGTTTGGAACGGGGAGTTTCCCGTGCTCATGCACGTAGGCGAGGAGCTCGAGGGGAACTCCGAGCTTCCGCGATTCCGCCACGAGCCCTTCCTTCGGGAGCGCGCGCACTTCCTGGATTTGCCTGTTGATCCGGCGCAGGTGGCGCACAGCCTCCACGATGTTCCCCGTACCCGCTTCTCCCTTCGTGCGAATCATGGCCGCTCCCTCGGCAATCCTCCGAAGGGCTTCTCCCAGGTCACGGGCGCCGCAGACGAAGGGCGTGCGGAAGGTGGTCTTGTCGATGTGGTATTCCTCGTCTGCCGGGGTCAACACTTCGCTTTCGTCGATGAAGTCCACGCCGAGGGCTTCGTAGACGCGCGCCTCCAGAAAGTGGCCGATCCGCACCTTTGCCATGACCGGAATCCGGACGGCGCGCATGATCTGCTCCACGAGGGCGGGGTCCGCCATCCGCGCTACACCGCCCGCCGCACGAATGTCCGCGGGAACGCGCTCCAGGGCCATTACGGCGCTTGCGCCGGCAGCCTCAGCGATTTTCGCCTGCTCTACCGACGTGACGTCCATGATCACACCGCCGCGGAAACGCTCCGCCACCGCGATTTTTTCCGGCGAGAGCACGCGTTCCAGGGACCAACTCATGTTCCGTCGCCTCCGGTACCATCGAATCCCGTACGCGGAAACGGTCCGCGCAGGTTCACCGAGCTATTATAGAGCTACGGGCCCGAAGGTGCACGTTTCGATGTGGAATTGGGTTTTCCGCATCGGATCCGACTTGCGGTTACGGAGGGGTCCTACGCGCGGTTCAGCACGGAAAGGGCAAGACGGTAGGCGTTCGCAAAGAAATCCCCGACGGCCGCAAAGAAAATTCGCCACCAAGGAGCTTTGGGTACGTCCTCTCCGGCAACGAGCGGGATATCGGGCGTTCCTTCGAGGAGCGGGTAGGGGCTTTCCACGCGGAGCTCGCCCACCTTTTGTCCCTTTTGCACGGGGGCGAAGAGGTCCGGGACAGAAGTCCAGGTCACGCGTACGTCTTCCTCGTGGCCGACCGGGACGACGTCGACAATGTCTGCCGCGGGAACCGCGGGTACGTTATCCTTCGTCCCACGGCGTACGGAGACGTCGCCGACAGGTTGGCCTGCCGGGGCGAGGACCTTACGCGCGAAGTTTTGAAACCCGTAGTTGAAAAGGGCGTGGGCGGCGAGGAAACGGTTTTTGTCGGGTTCCGGTCCGGGGGCGGGTTCCGCACCCATGACGACGGCGATGAGGCGCATATCCCCTCGCTTTGCTGTGGCGGTGACACAGTACTTCGCTTCGTCCGTGAACCCCGTCTTCAAACCGTCCGCTCCTTCATAGGCGAAACGGAGGCCGGGAAGGAGTTTGTTCCAATTTTCCATGGCGATTTCCTGCTTCCGGTTGGCCCCCGGAGGGAAGTTTGCCCGGACGATGGAGGTAAAGGAGAGGATTTCCGGAGTATCGAGGAGGAGGTGGCGGGCGAGAATTGCCGCGTCTCGCGCGGACATCACGTTCTTATCCCCGTTGGCCTTTACGAAGGGAGCAAGTTCTTCTTCTGGGTAGCCGTGGCACGTCACGAAGTGCGTGTGCACCATACCCAGAGATTTGGCCGTTTCATTCATGAGAGATACAAAGGCTTCGCGGGATCCGGCTACCTTCTCTGCCAACGCCGCCGTTGCGTCGTTTGCCGAGTACACGGCCATCGCCGTAAAGAGTTCCCGTACCGTGCGGGTTTCTCCTTCTTCGAGGAACACGCGCGACCCCTTATCCCTTCCCAGAAATCCCGGGTATACGCCGATCGTTACGGGGTCTTCCCAGCGAAGCTTTCCTTCGCGTACGGCCTTGAGCACGAGGTATTCGGTCATCATCTTCGTCATGCTGGCCGGTGGGAGCGGTTCCTCGGCGTTGTAGGCGTAGAGCACGCGTCCGCTTTCGAGCTCCACGAGGATCGCCGAGCGTACGCCGAGCCGAAGCGGGTCCGTTCCGGAGGGGGATGTGCCCTCCGCCCACGCCGGATGCTGTCCGAGGAGAATTCCGAGAGCGGCGCCGATGAGAATCAAAGGGCGCGCGAGGCGGCGGAGCGCACTCCGCAGCGAACGGGGTTTGTGCACCGGAGCTCCTCCTCTCTTCACCCAAAGGCGGCGCGGTTTTCTCTAGGAGAGTTCCGAACGCAGGTAAATGTCGTGAGGATGGCTTTCTCGCAGGCCGTTTCCCGTGATTCGGACGAACTGCCTCCGTTCCCACAGGTCGGGAATCCTCCGCGCTCCCAGGTACCCCATGCCGGAGCGAATCCCACCGATGAGTTCGAAGACGACATCGGCGAGGGGGCCCTTGTAGGGGACGTACCCCTCTACTCCCTCGGGGACGAACTTGCCGGCCCCTTCTTGGAAGTAGCGGTCGCTCGACCCCTCCGCCATCGCCCCTGCAGATCCCATTCCCCGGTAGGCCTTCATTTTCTTTCCGCCGACGGTCACCAGGTGCCCCGGAGCCTCGTCGGTTCCCGCGAAGAGCGAACCAAACATGAGGGCGCTCGCTCCTGCGGCCAGGGCTTTCACGGCGTCACCCGAATGGCGCATGCCGCCGTCGGCTACGAGCGGTACACCCGCAGCATGGGCCGCACGGGCGGCCCACAGGATGGCCGTGAGCTGGGGAACGCCGACGCCCGCGACGATCCGCGTCGTGCAGATCGAACCCGGGCCTATCCCCACCTTAACGCCGTCTGCCCCCGCTTCGATCAACGCGCGTGCTCCTTCTTCTGTGGCGATGTTTCCCGCGAGGACGTCCGTACGCGGGTGGCGCCGTTTGAGCGTAGCGACCGTTTCCAACACGCGTTTCGAATGTCCGTGCGCCGTGTCGACGACGAGGATGTCGACGCCCGCTTCCACGAGAACGTCGGCGCGCCTTACGTGAGTTTCTCCCGTCCCCACGGCGGCGGCGGCCAGAACACCTTCGCGCTTCACGCGCGTGACCGCTTCCGCCTGCTTAACAGGATCCATATTTCGGTGGAGGACGCCGAGCCCACCAAGTTTTCCGAGGGCTACGGCCATTTCCCAACCCGTTACGGTGTCCATGGCGGCGCTCAATACGGGGATGTCCAGTCGGTGGTTGCGCGTGACGTACGTTGCGAGTTCCGCCTCCTTGGGAATTACTTCGGAATATCGGGGAACGAGCAACACGTCGTCGAACGTGAGCGCTTCGGTCCACGCATCGGCAGAAAATTCCATGGTTAGGCATCCTCCCGTAGGTGATGGTATGAAACGTAGATTGGAGGTACGGATGGATGACGATGAACGTTCCTCTGATACGTCCCGAATTCCTTCTCACCCACGAGGCGGGCGTGCGGTACGTCCTCCGCCGGGCATATGCCGCTTGGCCTGAGCCCGACCGTTCGCGGCTCGTGTACGCCAACGTCCCACGGGTGCAAGCCTTCTACACCCAAGGGAAGGTGTTTTGGGAGGCGGCACGGAAAACGAAGGAGCTCTCGGTACGCTACCTCCTATGCTACACCGCAGCGCACAACTGGGGAAAGGTGCGGATCCTCTTCGCAGACCCCCACTATCCGCGCAGACGTTCCGACCTCACCCACGGCCTTTCCCTGCGTTCCGGTCGGCGGGAAGCGGGTGAACTCGGTGGGGAGGTCTACGTCGAGCCCCACGGGCTTTTTCCCTTACTCGCCGGAGAAGAAAGGTCCACCCTGGTAGGGAAACGTGTCACCGTCCGCGCCCTTTTTCGCGCGGCATTCGCGCACGGGTTTTTGCATCTTCCAGAGGAAGGGGATTCCCCCGTCCGCGAAGAGGAGGTATGCGCACGGGACGAGGACACGCTCCTAAGAAGCTTGCGCGCCGACCTCCTGCATCTCATGGCCACCTTTGTGCTGGCCAATTTCGCCCGTTACGAAGCCGACCGTTTTTTCCGCCTGCTCGACGGGTCCTACGATTTCTTTCCCCTCGCGCTCGAGGCCTATGCCGAACTTTGCACCTCGCACCTTCCTGACCTCGTCTTTTCCCGGGAAATATCTTCCGGGCTACTCCCGCGAGAACTGCCGGCGGAGGTACTCTACGAGCGGACGTAAGAGCTCTACCTTTCTCCCTGGAGTGACGAGGTACACACCGGCAAACCTCGAAAGGAAAGGTTTATTCCGTTCAAAAAGCTCGAGGAGAAACTCAATCCCAATCTCCGGATCCTCCGGGCGTTCGGCGTATGCCCGAAGGAGGGGTTCCGGGACGGAGAAGCCGGGGACGGATGCCATGAACCGCGCGTTTTTTTCCGAGGTTAGGGGCATGAATCCCGGGTAGAGTTCGATTCCGGGCGGAAGGACAGTGCGAAGTTCGTCGAGGGCTTCGAGGGCGCGGTCGTCGAAGAGCGGTTGGGTGAGGAAGAACGTCGCACCCGCTTCGACCTTGCGCAAGGCGCGGTCCCGCGAAAACCCCCCTGCAGACGTAGGGTTGAGCGCCCCGCCAATGCGAAAGGAGGTCGGACTTTTCAGCGGCCTGCCGAAAAAGGAACGTCCCTCGTTCATCCCCCGCACGAGGTACATGAGGTCGATGGACGTCCGTTCGTAGACGGCCTTCCCCTCCGGATGGTCGCCGAGACGCATGGCGTCGCCGCTAATGATGAGCACGTCGTGGATCCCCAGAGCGGCAAGTCCGAAGAAGAGGGACTGCTGCGCCAGGAGGTTGCGGTCGCGCGTGTTCACGTGAAGAACTACGGGGAGATTTACCCTCTGTCGGACGAGTTGGGCGGCGACCACGTTTGCCATCCGCGCCTGGGCAAGCGAGTTGTCGGAAAGCGTGACGGCGTCTACGTTCATAGCGGCCAGGGCGTCTACGTTGGCGAGAAACGGCCCTACGACGTTGCTCTTTGGCGGAGGAACTTCTACCAGAATTCGAAAGGGCAAGGAGCCGATCCTCCTTTCGCATGGCAGTTCGAGGGGGGAGGGCCTACGCGCGAAGCTCGTCCGAACTGTACGAAAAGGTCGATGCAGAAAAAGCCCTTCCCCGCAGGAAGGGCTTTGCGCGGGCGCGCAGTTGCCGAAAGCGGGTAAACCGGAACGTCTCCTACCTGCCGCTCGGATGTTTGTCGCGCCGCCGCTCGAGAAATTCTCGGGACGTCTCGGCCACCCGATCGGGGTCGAGGATTTCTTCTTGCGCCGTTTCCGGCACCTCGGGAGCGCCCAGCCGAAGGAGCGGGATCGGGCATTCGCGGGAGAGAAACTCCGCTACAGCTCCTCCGAGCCCGCCCACCGTGGTGTGGTCCTCGAGCGTAACGGCGGCACCCGCCCGGCAGGCCCACTCGGCCAGAGATCCTTCGTCTAGCGGTTTGAGCGTCGAAGCGTTGAGCACGGCGGTCTCGATGCCTACTTCGGCCAACCGTCTAGCGGACTCGAGGGCGGTGTAGACGAGCGCCCCGGCGGCCACAAAGAGGAGATCCGAACCTTCGCGCAGGAGCTTCCAACGGCCGATGACGAACTCGTCCGAACGGTCGGTCACGGCGGGAACGTCCCAGGAGGAAAGCCGGAGGTAGGCGGGGCCGTCGTAGGCGACGAGCGCCTGCGTTGCCCGATAGGCTTCGTGGGCGTCTGCGGGCACGACGACGGTCATGTGGGGTAGGACGCGCATCACCGCGAGGTCGAAGAACGCCTGGCGTGGAGCACCCGCGTTGTTGCCCAAGACGCTCCCTTCGAGCCCTACGATTTTCGCGTTCAGCCGAGGGACCGCAATTGTTTGGGCGATGAAGGGGAAGGCCCTTTGGGAGGCGTGTGCGGCGAGGGTGATGGCAACGGGGATGAACCCGGTGGTCGCGAGGCCGGCGGCCATCCCCACCATTGTCGCCTCGGCGACGCCTACGTTGATAAAACGGTCCGGATAGAGTTCGCGGAAGGGAACGAGAAACGAATGGGCGGCGCGATCGGCATCCAGGAGAATGAGATTGGGGTACGTTTGGGCGAGCCCTACGACCGCTTCCGCAAAACCTTGGACCGACGCCGACCCCCGG is a window of Brockia lithotrophica DNA encoding:
- a CDS encoding D-alanyl-D-alanine carboxypeptidase family protein, with product MHKPRSLRSALRRLARPLILIGAALGILLGQHPAWAEGTSPSGTDPLRLGVRSAILVELESGRVLYAYNAEEPLPPASMTKMMTEYLVLKAVREGKLRWEDPVTIGVYPGFLGRDKGSRVFLEEGETRTVRELFTAMAVYSANDATAALAEKVAGSREAFVSLMNETAKSLGMVHTHFVTCHGYPEEELAPFVKANGDKNVMSARDAAILARHLLLDTPEILSFTSIVRANFPPGANRKQEIAMENWNKLLPGLRFAYEGADGLKTGFTDEAKYCVTATAKRGDMRLIAVVMGAEPAPGPEPDKNRFLAAHALFNYGFQNFARKVLAPAGQPVGDVSVRRGTKDNVPAVPAADIVDVVPVGHEEDVRVTWTSVPDLFAPVQKGQKVGELRVESPYPLLEGTPDIPLVAGEDVPKAPWWRIFFAAVGDFFANAYRLALSVLNRA
- a CDS encoding transketolase family protein, whose product is MSRGSASVQGFAEAVVGLAQTYPNLILLDADRAAHSFLVPFRELYPDRFINVGVAEATMVGMAAGLATTGFIPVAITLAAHASQRAFPFIAQTIAVPRLNAKIVGLEGSVLGNNAGAPRQAFFDLAVMRVLPHMTVVVPADAHEAYRATQALVAYDGPAYLRLSSWDVPAVTDRSDEFVIGRWKLLREGSDLLFVAAGALVYTALESARRLAEVGIETAVLNASTLKPLDEGSLAEWACRAGAAVTLEDHTTVGGLGGAVAEFLSRECPIPLLRLGAPEVPETAQEEILDPDRVAETSREFLERRRDKHPSGR
- a CDS encoding methylenetetrahydrofolate reductase produces the protein MPFRILVEVPPPKSNVVGPFLANVDALAAMNVDAVTLSDNSLAQARMANVVAAQLVRQRVNLPVVLHVNTRDRNLLAQQSLFFGLAALGIHDVLIISGDAMRLGDHPEGKAVYERTSIDLMYLVRGMNEGRSFFGRPLKSPTSFRIGGALNPTSAGGFSRDRALRKVEAGATFFLTQPLFDDRALEALDELRTVLPPGIELYPGFMPLTSEKNARFMASVPGFSVPEPLLRAYAERPEDPEIGIEFLLELFERNKPFLSRFAGVYLVTPGRKVELLRPLVEYLRRQFSRE
- the guaB gene encoding IMP dehydrogenase; the protein is MEFSADAWTEALTFDDVLLVPRYSEVIPKEAELATYVTRNHRLDIPVLSAAMDTVTGWEMAVALGKLGGLGVLHRNMDPVKQAEAVTRVKREGVLAAAAVGTGETHVRRADVLVEAGVDILVVDTAHGHSKRVLETVATLKRRHPRTDVLAGNIATEEGARALIEAGADGVKVGIGPGSICTTRIVAGVGVPQLTAILWAARAAHAAGVPLVADGGMRHSGDAVKALAAGASALMFGSLFAGTDEAPGHLVTVGGKKMKAYRGMGSAGAMAEGSSDRYFQEGAGKFVPEGVEGYVPYKGPLADVVFELIGGIRSGMGYLGARRIPDLWERRQFVRITGNGLRESHPHDIYLRSELS
- the pdxS gene encoding pyridoxal 5'-phosphate synthase lyase subunit PdxS, producing MSWSLERVLSPEKIAVAERFRGGVIMDVTSVEQAKIAEAAGASAVMALERVPADIRAAGGVARMADPALVEQIMRAVRIPVMAKVRIGHFLEARVYEALGVDFIDESEVLTPADEEYHIDKTTFRTPFVCGARDLGEALRRIAEGAAMIRTKGEAGTGNIVEAVRHLRRINRQIQEVRALPKEGLVAESRKLGVPLELLAYVHEHGKLPVPNLAAGGVATPADAALMIHLGADGVFVGSGIFKSENPEKTARAIVEAVKHPEDYERILYVSKGLGAAMPGIDVRALSPEQLMAERGL
- a CDS encoding YaaC family protein; the protein is MNVPLIRPEFLLTHEAGVRYVLRRAYAAWPEPDRSRLVYANVPRVQAFYTQGKVFWEAARKTKELSVRYLLCYTAAHNWGKVRILFADPHYPRRRSDLTHGLSLRSGRREAGELGGEVYVEPHGLFPLLAGEERSTLVGKRVTVRALFRAAFAHGFLHLPEEGDSPVREEEVCARDEDTLLRSLRADLLHLMATFVLANFARYEADRFFRLLDGSYDFFPLALEAYAELCTSHLPDLVFSREISSGLLPRELPAEVLYERT